A genomic region of Chryseobacterium sp. KACC 21268 contains the following coding sequences:
- the msrB gene encoding peptide-methionine (R)-S-oxide reductase MsrB, producing MHGNIAAQSANFKTKNPYYSKTETAKLKVSNAEWKKILKPELYQVAREAATETAFTGKFYEFDEKGTYYCAVCGNALFLSTSKFATTCGWPSFYEPIRKNSVIYKKDDSHNMIRTEVLCGRCDSHLGHIFDDGPAPTGKRFCMNSVCLDFVPIVKK from the coding sequence ATGCACGGGAACATCGCGGCACAGTCAGCCAACTTCAAGACCAAAAATCCATACTACTCAAAGACCGAAACTGCAAAACTTAAGGTCAGCAACGCAGAATGGAAGAAGATCCTGAAGCCAGAACTCTATCAGGTCGCGAGAGAGGCCGCAACCGAAACAGCCTTCACCGGGAAGTTCTATGAGTTTGATGAGAAAGGGACTTATTACTGCGCCGTTTGTGGAAATGCCCTGTTCCTTTCAACATCTAAGTTCGCGACAACGTGCGGCTGGCCATCATTCTACGAACCGATTCGCAAAAATAGTGTCATCTACAAAAAAGACGATTCTCATAATATGATAAGAACAGAAGTCCTTTGCGGAAGATGCGATTCTCACCTGGGACATATCTTCGATGACGGACCTGCACCAACGGGAAAACGTTTCTGTATGAACTCGGTCTGTCTGGATTTCGTTCCAATTGTTAAAAAATAA
- a CDS encoding ferritin-like domain-containing protein has product MNILRILDKLSNDKFFTGEASRLQTLSSIADFGKKAAVAAVPLGLAGLMSTPAHAETTTSSASAFKTPLTDALQLALTLEYLEDEYYRMGLAKAGLIPTADRTVFSQISKHETAHVAFLKSTLTALGTAPAAKPTFDFTVGGNFDPMNDYQTFLVLAQAFEDTGVRAYKGQAGNVMSNKDVLTAALQIHSVEARHASEVRRMRNQKGWIELANGGNMPSATNPVYAGEGVTVQAGFNTATAFGAEAGSAAYDEVLSGSDAAAIAGLFIV; this is encoded by the coding sequence ATGAACATTCTTAGAATATTAGATAAGCTCTCTAACGACAAATTCTTTACAGGAGAAGCTTCAAGACTACAAACATTATCCAGCATAGCTGATTTCGGTAAAAAAGCGGCTGTTGCAGCTGTTCCACTTGGATTGGCAGGATTGATGTCCACACCAGCTCATGCAGAAACAACCACTTCTAGCGCAAGTGCCTTCAAAACACCATTGACAGATGCTTTACAATTAGCATTGACATTAGAATATTTAGAAGATGAATATTACCGTATGGGATTGGCAAAAGCTGGTCTGATTCCAACGGCAGACAGAACGGTTTTTTCTCAAATTTCAAAACACGAAACGGCTCACGTGGCTTTCCTTAAAAGTACATTAACAGCTTTAGGAACCGCTCCTGCTGCAAAACCAACATTCGACTTTACAGTTGGTGGAAACTTTGATCCAATGAATGACTATCAGACCTTTTTGGTTCTAGCACAGGCTTTTGAAGATACGGGAGTAAGAGCCTATAAAGGACAGGCAGGAAACGTAATGTCTAACAAAGATGTTTTGACTGCAGCACTTCAGATTCACTCTGTAGAGGCAAGACACGCTTCTGAGGTAAGACGAATGAGAAACCAGAAAGGCTGGATAGAATTAGCAAACGGAGGTAATATGCCATCTGCTACAAATCCTGTCTATGCAGGTGAGGGAGTTACTGTTCAGGCTGGCTTCAATACAGCAACTGCATTTGGTGCTGAAGCGGGTTCTGCTGCTTACGATGAAGTTCTTAGCGGAAGTGATGCTGCGGCAATTGCAGGATTGTTTATTGTATAG
- a CDS encoding fasciclin domain-containing protein, with amino-acid sequence MNSRTKIAAFGMIALSFAFSGNVAAQAMKEKTVMVGGAAMYPSKNIVENAMNSKDHTTLVAAVKAAGLVETLQGKGPFTVLAPTDAAFAKLPAGTVESLVKPENKETLTKILTYHVLAGKYNAKQIWAAVKAGNGKAPMKTVEGEELTFWTKGNDLYVKDAKGTSAKVTIADVNQSNGVIHVIDTVLMP; translated from the coding sequence ATGAACTCAAGAACTAAAATCGCAGCCTTCGGAATGATCGCATTATCATTCGCATTCAGTGGAAATGTAGCTGCACAGGCAATGAAAGAAAAAACAGTAATGGTAGGCGGTGCCGCTATGTATCCTTCAAAAAATATTGTTGAGAATGCGATGAACTCCAAAGACCACACAACACTTGTTGCCGCAGTGAAAGCAGCAGGATTGGTGGAAACTTTACAAGGAAAAGGGCCATTCACCGTTTTGGCACCAACAGACGCGGCTTTTGCCAAACTTCCTGCGGGAACTGTAGAAAGCCTTGTGAAACCAGAGAATAAAGAAACTTTGACCAAGATATTGACCTATCACGTTTTAGCAGGGAAGTACAATGCAAAACAGATCTGGGCAGCAGTGAAAGCCGGCAATGGAAAAGCACCAATGAAAACTGTGGAAGGTGAAGAATTGACATTCTGGACCAAAGGAAATGACTTGTATGTAAAAGATGCAAAAGGAACAAGCGCGAAAGTGACCATCGCTGATGTGAATCAGTCCAATGGTGTGATCCACGTGATCGATACTGTTCTTATGCCTTAA
- a CDS encoding Crp/Fnr family transcriptional regulator, with product MFDVLISHIQEKVAITTAEIELLKSFFSQKKLNKKEYILQEGQICRDLTFVSKGILKSYILDDKGNERINLFAFEGWWISDFNSFLNEEKAYLNIDAIEESELLTISRENYEALTLKIPIMDRYFRILYQNSLVTKDQRLVISNNFTAEEKYLQLLESNPKITQKLSHALIASYLGLSPETISRIRKKIALK from the coding sequence ATGTTTGATGTTCTAATATCCCACATTCAGGAAAAAGTCGCTATCACAACGGCGGAAATTGAATTGTTGAAATCATTCTTCAGTCAGAAAAAACTCAATAAAAAGGAATATATATTGCAAGAAGGACAGATCTGTAGAGATCTTACATTCGTCAGCAAAGGCATTCTCAAATCTTATATTCTGGATGACAAGGGAAATGAGCGCATCAATCTTTTCGCTTTCGAAGGTTGGTGGATCTCAGACTTCAATAGTTTCCTTAATGAAGAAAAAGCTTACCTTAATATAGATGCGATCGAGGAATCTGAATTATTAACCATAAGTCGTGAAAACTATGAAGCACTGACTTTAAAGATTCCTATTATGGATCGGTATTTCAGAATACTTTATCAAAATAGTCTGGTCACAAAAGACCAAAGATTGGTGATTTCTAATAACTTCACAGCAGAAGAGAAATACCTTCAATTATTGGAAAGCAATCCCAAAATCACCCAAAAACTTTCTCACGCCCTGATTGCATCTTACCTTGGCTTAAGTCCAGAAACCATTAGTAGAATACGAAAGAAAATTGCTTTGAAGTAA
- a CDS encoding N-acetylmuramoyl-L-alanine amidase produces the protein MIRSTLYNKFFFLLTFFIGFSCLYSQKKFTLVLDAGHGGSDIGANRNYSDIGSVQEKNVTLGIVLKLGRMLEKNKDYKVIYTRKIDEYPSLTSRTDLANRSKADLFISVHVNSSPSKSATAQGTETFVQGPNQNRANLDVAKAENDVIFLDEKDKENFASYNPSSPESLIALKIQQSKYLEASLIIGGLVEDNFVKKDKRMSRGVKQENLHVLRMNAMPSILIETGFVNNYDDAHYISTEDGQQAIAESIYNAIVSYKKLVDRNVKEPEPEKPVEQPLKNDFRILLMSTPNRYNSEDPALKGLKYILPIKENGFYKYYYGTTNFASVKDNNLKTAKDAGFRNSIAISFVPNQTLGTGYYTLEIYAGKDKLDSKSNILKTLPDITRNKENGIFYYTNGKYKSLEDAIKAQKDLENKGINNTIIEKRLK, from the coding sequence ATGATTAGGTCAACACTTTATAATAAATTTTTTTTTCTGTTAACATTTTTTATTGGTTTTAGCTGCCTTTATTCACAGAAAAAATTCACATTGGTGCTGGATGCAGGCCACGGTGGAAGTGATATTGGAGCCAACAGAAACTACTCGGACATCGGTTCTGTACAGGAAAAAAATGTAACATTGGGAATCGTTCTGAAACTGGGACGGATGTTAGAAAAAAATAAAGATTACAAAGTCATCTATACCAGAAAAATAGACGAATATCCCTCATTAACATCCAGAACAGATCTTGCCAACAGAAGCAAAGCAGATCTCTTCATCTCAGTTCACGTGAACTCTTCTCCCAGCAAAAGTGCGACCGCGCAAGGAACCGAAACTTTTGTACAAGGTCCCAATCAAAATAGAGCAAATTTAGATGTTGCCAAAGCAGAAAACGACGTAATCTTCCTGGACGAAAAGGATAAGGAAAATTTCGCCTCCTACAATCCAAGTTCGCCCGAATCCCTCATTGCCCTAAAAATTCAGCAAAGCAAATATCTGGAAGCCAGTCTCATCATTGGAGGTTTGGTAGAGGATAATTTCGTAAAAAAAGACAAAAGAATGTCCAGAGGTGTGAAACAAGAAAACTTGCACGTTTTGAGGATGAATGCCATGCCATCTATTTTGATTGAGACAGGCTTTGTCAACAATTATGACGATGCACATTACATCTCTACAGAAGATGGCCAACAGGCAATCGCAGAAAGCATCTACAACGCTATCGTGAGTTATAAAAAATTGGTGGACAGAAATGTGAAAGAACCTGAGCCAGAGAAACCAGTTGAGCAACCATTGAAAAATGATTTCAGAATCTTGTTGATGAGCACTCCAAACAGATACAACAGTGAAGATCCTGCTCTTAAAGGTTTGAAATACATCTTACCGATTAAAGAAAACGGATTCTACAAATATTATTATGGTACCACAAACTTTGCATCTGTAAAAGATAACAATCTGAAAACCGCAAAAGACGCAGGCTTTAGAAATTCGATCGCAATCAGTTTTGTTCCAAATCAAACTTTGGGAACTGGATATTACACCTTGGAGATCTACGCCGGAAAAGATAAACTGGATTCTAAGTCCAACATCTTGAAAACGCTTCCTGATATCACGAGAAACAAGGAAAATGGTATTTTTTACTATACCAATGGAAAATACAAATCTCTGGAAGACGCCATCAAAGCACAGAAGGATTTGGAGAATAAAGGAATCAACAATACGATCATAGAGAAAAGATTGAAATAG
- a CDS encoding ferritin-like domain-containing protein, producing the protein MKKTISVSNGAATLDTNRRNFLKLSGVGLAIAGLALVGCNDDDLIINPGGDVFDLGTGDVGVLNYAYALEQLEADFYTKVVNSFYTGISEAEKQIFTDLYHHEVIHRDFFKAAIGGAAPNSILPTLEFQYNGVDFKSRTSVLATAKALEDTGVAAYNGAGKYITNPDYLVIAGKIVSVEARHAAAIRDLINPKSADFSGDDVINAMGLDLAKEPKDIVAAAGSFFKTPFTWKERGI; encoded by the coding sequence ATGAAAAAAACAATTAGCGTCTCCAATGGTGCAGCCACCTTGGATACCAACAGAAGAAACTTTTTGAAACTAAGCGGTGTTGGTCTAGCAATCGCAGGCCTTGCACTCGTAGGTTGTAATGACGATGATCTGATCATCAATCCAGGTGGAGATGTATTTGACCTTGGAACGGGCGACGTAGGGGTTTTGAACTACGCTTATGCCCTAGAACAGCTTGAAGCCGATTTTTATACGAAGGTCGTGAATAGCTTCTATACAGGAATTTCAGAAGCTGAAAAACAAATTTTTACAGATCTGTATCATCACGAAGTAATCCACAGAGACTTTTTCAAAGCAGCAATTGGCGGTGCTGCGCCTAACAGTATTTTGCCAACTTTAGAATTTCAGTATAATGGTGTAGATTTTAAAAGCAGAACCTCTGTTCTTGCTACTGCAAAAGCATTAGAAGATACAGGTGTTGCGGCTTACAACGGGGCAGGAAAATATATTACCAATCCGGATTATCTTGTAATTGCAGGTAAAATTGTTTCGGTTGAGGCAAGACACGCAGCGGCAATCAGAGATCTTATCAATCCAAAATCAGCTGATTTCTCTGGTGATGATGTGATCAATGCAATGGGGCTGGATCTAGCGAAAGAACCGAAAGACATTGTTGCAGCAGCAGGAAGCTTCTTCAAAACGCCATTTACTTGGAAAGAGAGAGGTATTTAA
- a CDS encoding DUF1826 domain-containing protein, with protein sequence MNERIPDLQQIAKVSSFAELVNTNFEDAINAVCWQRDLVGNFKEIVSKLQLEDNITEVTAEDLLALKLSENGNAARDIILKDLQLLSDFGAQPSLNLLKNYERDDEFDFISTDVYSFHVDRSPVGTSTFLCTYAGAASDILSNDQATQKILIPEIREKLRDLYQGSEQGFEAFLEENYFDLHYEPKPDAVPVNLGQGHLWKLAVDNPEQKVLPCIHRAPKENDGEYRLLLIC encoded by the coding sequence ATGAACGAAAGAATTCCAGACCTTCAACAGATCGCAAAGGTTTCTTCTTTTGCTGAGCTTGTAAATACGAATTTTGAAGATGCTATCAACGCGGTTTGCTGGCAAAGGGATTTGGTCGGGAATTTTAAAGAAATAGTCTCCAAACTTCAGTTGGAAGATAATATAACAGAGGTCACGGCGGAAGATCTTTTGGCTTTGAAGTTATCTGAGAATGGCAATGCAGCGAGAGATATTATTCTCAAAGATCTACAATTGCTGTCCGATTTTGGCGCGCAGCCTTCACTCAATTTGCTGAAGAATTATGAACGCGATGATGAATTTGATTTCATTTCGACCGATGTTTATTCTTTCCACGTCGATCGTTCGCCTGTTGGGACGAGTACCTTTTTGTGCACTTATGCTGGTGCAGCCAGTGATATTTTATCTAATGACCAGGCAACTCAAAAAATCTTGATCCCAGAGATCCGGGAAAAACTTAGAGATCTATATCAAGGTTCCGAGCAAGGCTTTGAAGCGTTTTTGGAAGAAAACTATTTTGACCTTCATTATGAGCCGAAGCCTGATGCTGTTCCGGTTAATTTGGGACAAGGACATCTCTGGAAATTGGCTGTCGACAATCCTGAGCAAAAGGTTTTGCCCTGCATCCACAGAGCGCCGAAAGAGAACGATGGCGAATACCGACTACTTTTGATCTGCTAA
- a CDS encoding SDR family oxidoreductase: MENIALVVGATGITGSNLAQELISNGWRTYGLARNPNSNVSGLIPVKADLLDVDNLEAALQHISPTHIFFTTWMRNDTEEENIKVNSALIRNLLSALSAKRSIQHVALVTGLKHYLGPFEAYAKSGFLPETPLREEQPRLEYPNFYYAQEDAVYEAAEKDGFTWSIHRPHTVIGYAVGNLMNMGTTLAIYASICKETGRKFIFPGSFAQWNGLSDVTDARILAKQLIWASTTEAAKNQAINITNGDIFRWKWLWEKIADYFEIDFEGFENEIKPLEKELQNDQKTWKNIAEKYNLKENNLSRIASAWHTDLDLGRPIEVMTDMAKSRKLGFTNFQSTLESFTDLFDKLKAEKIIP, translated from the coding sequence ATGGAAAATATTGCATTGGTTGTCGGCGCTACCGGGATCACGGGAAGCAATCTCGCGCAGGAATTAATCTCAAATGGTTGGAGAACTTACGGATTGGCAAGAAATCCGAATTCCAACGTTTCGGGTTTGATACCTGTAAAAGCTGATCTTTTAGATGTAGATAACCTTGAAGCTGCCTTGCAACACATCTCTCCTACCCACATATTTTTCACAACCTGGATGAGAAATGACACAGAGGAAGAAAACATTAAAGTGAATAGTGCGCTGATAAGAAATCTACTCAGTGCCTTGTCTGCAAAAAGAAGCATTCAACATGTTGCATTGGTGACTGGACTGAAACATTACCTTGGACCTTTTGAAGCTTATGCAAAATCAGGATTTTTGCCGGAAACACCTCTACGCGAAGAGCAACCACGCTTGGAATATCCTAACTTTTACTACGCACAGGAAGATGCAGTCTATGAAGCGGCGGAGAAAGACGGTTTCACCTGGAGTATTCACAGACCTCATACCGTTATTGGATATGCGGTTGGGAACTTGATGAATATGGGAACCACATTAGCAATCTACGCAAGTATCTGTAAAGAAACAGGTAGAAAGTTTATTTTTCCAGGTTCATTTGCACAATGGAATGGTTTGTCTGATGTGACTGATGCTAGAATATTAGCCAAGCAATTGATTTGGGCATCGACCACAGAAGCTGCAAAGAATCAAGCTATCAATATTACAAACGGTGATATTTTCCGATGGAAATGGCTTTGGGAAAAAATAGCGGATTACTTCGAAATCGATTTTGAAGGCTTTGAGAATGAAATCAAACCTCTTGAAAAAGAACTTCAAAACGATCAAAAAACCTGGAAAAACATTGCTGAAAAATATAATCTTAAGGAAAATAACCTCTCACGAATAGCTTCTGCCTGGCATACAGATCTGGATCTTGGAAGACCAATTGAAGTGATGACAGATATGGCCAAAAGCCGAAAATTAGGTTTCACAAATTTCCAGAGTACACTGGAGTCTTTTACCGATCTCTTTGATAAATTAAAGGCAGAAAAAATCATTCCTTAG